Proteins from a genomic interval of Stenotrophomonas maltophilia R551-3:
- a CDS encoding HAD-IA family hydrolase, whose translation MNADHGRDVLFFDLDGTLIDSQVGITACIAYALQKMDHPVPPQDTLLGWIGPSLRTTFAPLFVEPARVEQAVGYYRERFDAEGWREHTVYPQVEDTLRTLHGRGHRLAVVTAKNEPHARRILAHLPFGGLFEEIVGSTLDGSRSHKPELVGEALRRLQVQPAHCWMIGDRRMDIEGARHHGLRSIGVLWGFGGEQELTEAGAGQLAREPAQLETLLA comes from the coding sequence ATGAATGCCGACCACGGCAGGGATGTGCTGTTCTTCGACCTCGACGGCACGCTGATCGATTCGCAGGTGGGCATCACCGCCTGCATCGCCTACGCGCTGCAGAAGATGGACCATCCGGTGCCGCCGCAGGACACCCTGCTGGGCTGGATCGGTCCGTCGTTGCGGACCACCTTCGCGCCGCTGTTCGTCGAACCGGCGCGGGTGGAACAGGCCGTCGGCTACTACCGTGAACGTTTCGATGCCGAAGGCTGGCGCGAGCACACGGTGTATCCGCAGGTGGAAGACACGCTGCGCACGCTGCACGGTCGTGGTCACCGCCTGGCGGTGGTCACCGCCAAGAACGAGCCGCATGCGCGCCGCATCCTTGCCCACCTGCCGTTCGGCGGGCTGTTCGAGGAGATCGTCGGCTCGACCCTGGATGGCTCGCGCAGCCACAAGCCGGAACTGGTCGGTGAAGCGCTGCGCCGGCTGCAGGTGCAGCCGGCGCACTGCTGGATGATCGGCGACCGCCGCATGGACATCGAAGGCGCGCGTCACCACGGCCTGCGCAGCATCGGTGTGCTGTGGGGCTTCGGTGGCGAGCAGGAGCTGACCGAGGCCGGCGCCGGGCAACTGGCACGCGAACCGGCGCAGCTGGAAACGCTGCTGGCGTGA
- a CDS encoding phosphoglycerate kinase, whose amino-acid sequence MSIVRMTDLDLSGKRVLIRQDLNVPIENGRITSEQRITASLPTLKRALEQGAAVMVTSHLGRPKEGVWSEADSLAPVAQRLSELLGREVPLVRDWVDGVDVQPGQLVLLENCRMNVGEGKDDEALSKKYAALCDVFVMDAFGTAHRAQASTHGVIRFAPVAAGGPLLMAELDALAQALDAPAKPLLAIVAGSKVSTKLELLASLVGKVDQLIVGGGIANTFIAAAGYNVGKSLYEPDLLDTAKKIVADAKARGADIPLPVDVVTAKQFLPDAVAEVKAVDAVAEDDLILDIGPQTAAQYAQLIENAGTVVWNGPVGVFEFEAFSKGTEALARAIASSNAFSIAGGGDTLAAVDKFDIAAQVSYISTGGGAFLEFLEGKTLPAVAALDARGA is encoded by the coding sequence ATGTCCATCGTCCGCATGACCGACCTCGACCTCTCCGGCAAGCGCGTGCTGATCCGCCAGGATCTGAACGTGCCGATCGAGAATGGCCGCATCACCTCCGAACAGCGCATCACCGCTTCGCTGCCGACGCTCAAGCGCGCGCTGGAGCAGGGCGCGGCGGTGATGGTCACCTCGCACCTGGGGCGCCCGAAGGAAGGCGTGTGGAGCGAAGCCGATTCGCTGGCGCCGGTGGCCCAGCGCCTGTCCGAGCTGCTCGGCCGCGAGGTTCCGCTGGTGCGCGACTGGGTCGACGGCGTCGACGTGCAGCCGGGGCAGCTGGTGCTGCTGGAAAACTGCCGCATGAATGTCGGCGAGGGCAAGGACGATGAAGCCCTGTCGAAGAAGTACGCCGCGCTGTGCGACGTGTTCGTGATGGATGCCTTCGGTACTGCGCACCGCGCCCAGGCCTCCACCCACGGCGTCATCCGCTTCGCACCGGTCGCGGCCGGTGGCCCGCTGCTGATGGCCGAGCTGGATGCGCTGGCCCAGGCGCTGGATGCCCCGGCCAAGCCGCTGCTGGCGATCGTCGCCGGCAGCAAGGTCAGCACCAAGCTGGAACTGCTTGCCAGCCTGGTTGGCAAGGTCGACCAGCTGATCGTCGGTGGCGGCATCGCCAATACCTTCATCGCCGCCGCTGGCTACAACGTCGGCAAGTCGCTGTATGAGCCGGACCTGCTGGACACCGCGAAGAAGATCGTCGCCGATGCCAAGGCCCGTGGCGCGGACATCCCGCTGCCGGTCGACGTGGTCACCGCCAAGCAGTTCCTGCCCGATGCCGTGGCTGAAGTGAAGGCGGTCGATGCCGTCGCCGAAGACGACCTGATCCTGGACATCGGCCCGCAGACCGCCGCGCAGTACGCGCAGCTGATCGAAAACGCCGGCACCGTGGTCTGGAACGGTCCGGTCGGCGTGTTCGAGTTCGAGGCCTTCAGCAAGGGCACCGAAGCGCTGGCGCGCGCCATCGCCAGCTCCAACGCGTTCTCCATCGCCGGCGGTGGCGACACCCTGGCTGCGGTCGACAAGTTCGATATCGCCGCGCAGGTCAGCTACATCTCCACCGGCGGTGGTGCGTTCCTGGAGTTCCTGGAAGGCAAGACCCTGCCGGCCGTGGCCGCACTCGACGCGCGCGGCGCATGA
- a CDS encoding DUF3999 domain-containing protein has product MRKWSRALLPVMFGMLAAVAAQAAEYRTQYAEQWPLTLSSVQSGAYRVVLEPAIYRRAGAADLGDLQVFNAAGQSLPSALLAPDQPLAQPPVQRELPWFVLPPLAEAQRNDLQLLTERDTDGRVRRVEARVGGGAVTNGQGGWLIDASVLGQQPLAALVLDWADSGQPLQAQVQLDASDDLQNWRPIARDVPLVDLQRAGKRLLQRRLQVDSSARYVRVLAQGEARLPTLRSVLAELPPAPATLPWEWLSLEPTSKGKGEYTFELDGRFPVARADVASTDNSLVQWTLFSRDDESAEWQRRSAPWIAYQLQQGAQGQRQQSAAQPLGGIHRDRYWKLVANPAETATAPTLRLGYQPEVLVFLSQGAAPYALAVGSSTARRAEAPVGVLIEELRQRNDPSWQPTLARLEGSPEPLAGDAALKPQRDWKAWLLWALLGLGVLVVGGLAVSLLRQKPAPSA; this is encoded by the coding sequence ATGAGGAAGTGGAGCAGGGCGCTGCTGCCGGTGATGTTCGGCATGCTGGCCGCCGTCGCGGCACAGGCCGCCGAGTACCGCACCCAGTACGCCGAACAATGGCCGTTGACGTTGTCCAGTGTGCAGTCCGGCGCGTATCGCGTCGTGCTGGAACCGGCGATCTACCGCCGTGCCGGTGCCGCCGACCTGGGCGATCTGCAGGTGTTCAACGCGGCGGGCCAATCGCTGCCATCGGCGCTGCTGGCACCGGACCAGCCGTTGGCACAGCCGCCGGTGCAGCGCGAGCTGCCATGGTTCGTGCTGCCGCCGCTGGCCGAAGCGCAGCGCAATGACCTGCAGCTGCTGACCGAACGCGATACCGACGGCCGCGTGCGCCGGGTTGAAGCGCGTGTGGGCGGCGGCGCGGTGACGAACGGGCAGGGCGGTTGGCTGATCGACGCCAGCGTGCTTGGCCAGCAGCCGTTGGCAGCGCTGGTGCTGGACTGGGCCGACAGCGGCCAGCCGCTGCAGGCACAGGTGCAGCTGGACGCCAGCGACGATCTGCAGAACTGGCGCCCGATCGCGCGGGACGTGCCGCTGGTGGACCTGCAGCGCGCCGGCAAGCGCCTGTTGCAGCGCCGGCTGCAGGTGGATAGCAGCGCTCGCTACGTGCGCGTGTTGGCACAGGGCGAAGCACGCCTGCCGACCCTGCGCAGTGTGCTGGCCGAGCTGCCGCCTGCACCGGCCACGCTGCCGTGGGAATGGCTGTCGCTGGAGCCGACGTCGAAGGGCAAGGGCGAGTACACCTTCGAGCTGGACGGCCGCTTCCCGGTGGCGCGCGCCGACGTGGCCAGCACCGACAACAGCCTGGTGCAGTGGACGTTGTTCAGCCGCGATGACGAGAGCGCGGAATGGCAGCGCCGCAGCGCACCGTGGATTGCCTACCAGCTGCAGCAGGGCGCCCAGGGCCAGCGCCAGCAGTCTGCCGCGCAACCGCTGGGCGGCATCCACCGCGACCGTTACTGGAAGCTGGTGGCGAACCCGGCTGAAACGGCGACGGCGCCGACCCTGCGCCTGGGCTATCAGCCGGAAGTGCTGGTGTTCCTGAGCCAGGGCGCGGCACCGTATGCGTTGGCGGTAGGCAGTTCGACCGCACGCCGGGCGGAGGCACCGGTGGGGGTGCTGATCGAGGAACTGCGGCAGCGCAATGACCCCTCCTGGCAGCCGACGCTGGCGCGCCTGGAAGGCAGCCCGGAACCGCTGGCCGGCGACGCGGCGCTGAAGCCGCAGCGCGATTGGAAGGCGTGGCTGCTGTGGGCGTTGTTGGGGTTGGGCGTGCTGGTGGTGGGCGGCCTGGCGGTCAGCCTGCTTCGGCAGAAGCCTGCGCCTTCGGCGTAG
- a CDS encoding DUF2339 domain-containing protein codes for MEALIALVVLVLLAIPLLLVVALVMIAGLRRRVAALESALDGAPAPRAAASTTTEAAPARPAAAASTSADPPFLRPVLATPPLPPPPPLREQASAEVPAPRPLTPPPVPPSPVQPPLPAEPALPNFIERGVGAVKRWFTEGNVPVKIGMLVLLAGVAALLKYVSDQGWLVLPIELRLAGVTVGALGLLAFGWHQRERRRLFALALQGGAIGVLLLTIFAAFKRFELLNPGFAFASSIALVAGLCVLAVVQNSRTLAVLGILAGFMAPLWLSTGSGNHVGLFSYYAVLNAGIFAIAWFRPWRALNLLGFAFTFGIGTFWGVLQYAPEKFSSTEPFLLLFFAFYLLIPLLYARRQPAGRRDLVDGSLVFGTPLVAFSLQAGMLHEQPMTLALCALGLAAIYAVLARALIARASYTVLAQSHAVLAVGFATLAVPLALSARATGAVFALEGAGLAWLGLRQKRWLPQVSGALLQMGAAFAFVAGGDHWHEDLRFLLNPTAIGALLLAVAGFASAWSYQRRERHEIALVYYLWGLLWWLGGLVHEITRFFPYRIEVDALLVLAAVTAWLAAEMQRRQPARALGVTALAMLALGFPLALMQSDAHQQPFAGYGALAWAVFAVLGVRTLLCLRQGGDTVARIAQFLWWLLWPSLLSLLALWGGGEANLAQGWTTLLVTLPWLLMAALSLWRWNVLRWPLGVAFDSVRLPLQCVLFGLLSIGWLFGQLLPGDAAPLLWLPVLNPAEIGQWLSLLLLARWLYSDQAPQALLKVRLPVLALAAFIALTSLVLHGVHQWGGLSWSASMMRFSLAQTSLTVLWSVLGVIAWVWGSRRGQRVLWMVGAVLMGVVLAKLVLIDRQHLGNLLGIASFIAYGLLCTVVGYLAPAPPSAAPSVEEKQ; via the coding sequence ATGGAAGCATTGATAGCCCTGGTCGTACTCGTCCTGCTGGCCATTCCGCTGCTGCTGGTGGTGGCGCTGGTGATGATTGCCGGCCTGCGCCGTCGCGTCGCCGCGCTGGAGAGCGCCCTGGACGGCGCGCCGGCCCCCCGCGCAGCGGCCTCAACCACCACCGAGGCCGCGCCTGCACGGCCTGCCGCCGCGGCTTCCACCAGTGCCGATCCGCCGTTCCTGCGGCCGGTGCTGGCCACCCCGCCGCTGCCACCACCGCCGCCGCTGCGCGAACAGGCCTCGGCCGAAGTGCCCGCGCCGCGACCGCTCACGCCGCCTCCGGTGCCACCGTCACCAGTACAGCCGCCGTTGCCGGCCGAGCCGGCGCTGCCGAATTTCATCGAGCGTGGCGTCGGTGCGGTCAAACGCTGGTTCACCGAAGGCAACGTGCCGGTCAAGATCGGCATGCTGGTGCTGCTGGCCGGTGTCGCCGCACTGCTGAAGTACGTCAGCGACCAGGGCTGGCTGGTGCTGCCGATCGAACTGCGCCTGGCCGGCGTCACCGTGGGTGCACTGGGCCTGCTGGCCTTCGGCTGGCACCAGCGCGAACGTCGGCGCCTGTTTGCGCTGGCCCTGCAGGGCGGTGCCATCGGCGTGCTGCTGCTGACCATCTTCGCCGCGTTCAAACGCTTTGAACTGCTCAACCCAGGCTTTGCCTTTGCCAGTTCGATCGCACTGGTGGCCGGGCTGTGCGTGCTGGCGGTGGTACAGAACTCGCGCACGCTGGCGGTGCTGGGCATCCTCGCCGGCTTCATGGCGCCGTTGTGGCTGTCCACGGGCAGCGGCAACCACGTGGGGTTGTTCAGCTATTACGCGGTGCTCAACGCAGGCATTTTCGCCATCGCCTGGTTCCGTCCATGGCGTGCGCTGAATCTGCTCGGCTTCGCTTTTACGTTCGGCATCGGTACCTTCTGGGGCGTGCTGCAGTACGCGCCTGAGAAGTTCAGCAGCACCGAGCCGTTCCTGTTGCTGTTCTTCGCCTTCTATCTGTTGATCCCGCTGCTGTATGCACGCCGTCAGCCGGCGGGTCGGCGCGATCTGGTCGACGGTAGCCTGGTGTTCGGCACGCCGCTGGTCGCGTTCTCGCTGCAGGCCGGCATGCTGCATGAGCAGCCGATGACGCTGGCACTGTGTGCACTGGGCCTGGCTGCGATCTACGCGGTGCTGGCGCGGGCGCTGATCGCGCGTGCGTCGTACACCGTGCTGGCGCAGTCGCATGCGGTGCTGGCGGTGGGCTTCGCCACGCTGGCGGTGCCGTTGGCGCTGTCGGCGCGTGCAACCGGTGCGGTGTTCGCACTGGAAGGTGCCGGCCTGGCCTGGCTGGGGCTGCGCCAGAAGCGCTGGCTGCCGCAGGTGTCCGGTGCATTGCTGCAGATGGGTGCCGCGTTCGCCTTCGTTGCCGGTGGCGATCACTGGCATGAGGACCTGCGTTTCCTGCTCAACCCGACGGCGATTGGTGCGCTGCTGCTGGCCGTGGCCGGCTTCGCGTCGGCGTGGAGTTACCAGCGCAGGGAGCGTCACGAGATCGCGCTGGTCTACTACCTGTGGGGACTGCTGTGGTGGCTGGGTGGCCTGGTGCACGAGATCACCCGGTTCTTCCCCTACCGCATCGAAGTGGATGCACTGCTGGTGCTGGCCGCGGTTACCGCATGGTTGGCCGCGGAAATGCAGCGTCGCCAGCCGGCGCGCGCGCTGGGCGTGACTGCACTAGCGATGCTGGCGCTGGGCTTCCCGCTGGCGCTGATGCAGAGCGATGCGCACCAGCAACCGTTCGCCGGCTACGGTGCGCTGGCCTGGGCGGTGTTCGCGGTACTGGGTGTGCGCACGCTGCTGTGCCTGCGCCAGGGCGGCGACACCGTGGCACGCATCGCGCAGTTCCTGTGGTGGCTGCTGTGGCCGTCGCTGCTTTCGCTGCTGGCCCTGTGGGGCGGTGGCGAGGCCAACTTGGCGCAGGGCTGGACGACCCTGCTGGTCACGCTGCCGTGGCTGCTGATGGCGGCGCTGTCGCTGTGGCGCTGGAACGTCCTGCGCTGGCCGCTGGGCGTGGCCTTCGACAGCGTGCGCCTGCCGCTGCAGTGCGTGCTGTTCGGCCTGCTGTCGATCGGCTGGTTGTTCGGCCAGCTGCTGCCGGGTGATGCCGCGCCACTGCTGTGGCTGCCGGTATTGAACCCGGCCGAGATCGGGCAGTGGCTGAGCCTGCTGTTGCTGGCGCGCTGGCTGTACAGCGATCAGGCGCCGCAGGCACTGCTGAAGGTCCGCCTGCCCGTGCTGGCGCTGGCGGCCTTCATTGCGCTGACCAGCCTGGTGCTGCATGGCGTGCACCAGTGGGGCGGCCTCTCCTGGAGTGCCTCGATGATGCGCTTCAGCCTGGCCCAGACCAGCTTGACCGTGCTGTGGAGCGTGCTTGGCGTGATCGCCTGGGTATGGGGCTCGCGTCGCGGCCAGCGCGTGTTGTGGATGGTGGGTGCCGTGCTGATGGGCGTGGTGCTGGCCAAGCTGGTACTCATCGATCGCCAGCACCTGGGCAACCTGCTCGGCATCGCATCGTTCATCGCCTACGGCCTGCTGTGCACGGTCGTGGGGTATCTGGCACCGGCACCGCCCAGCGCGGCGCCGTCCGTGGAGGAAAAACAATGA
- the gap gene encoding type I glyceraldehyde-3-phosphate dehydrogenase — MAIKVGINGFGRIGRNVLRSAVLNFGDDIEIVAINDLLEPDYLAYMLKYDSVHGRFKADVAVQGNDLLVNGKKIRLTQERDPANLKWNDVDVDVVIESTGLFLTKETAQKHIDAGAKKVIMSAPSKDDTPMFVYGVNDKTYAGQAIVSNASCTTNCLAPLAKVINDKWGIKRGLMTTVHAATATQKTVDGPSNKDWRGGRGILENIIPSSTGAAKAVGVVIPELNKKLTGMSFRVPTSDVSVVDLTVELEKEATYAEICAEVKAQSEGPLKGILGYTEDKVVATDFRGETCTSVFDAEAGIALDSTFVKLVTWYDNEWGYSNKCLEMAKVVAAK; from the coding sequence ATGGCAATCAAGGTTGGTATCAACGGTTTCGGTCGCATCGGGCGTAACGTCCTGCGCTCGGCGGTGCTGAACTTCGGCGACGACATCGAAATCGTGGCCATCAACGATCTGCTGGAGCCGGATTACCTGGCCTACATGCTCAAGTACGACTCCGTGCACGGCCGCTTCAAGGCCGATGTGGCGGTGCAGGGCAACGACCTGCTGGTCAACGGCAAGAAGATCCGCCTGACCCAGGAACGCGACCCGGCCAACCTGAAGTGGAACGACGTGGACGTGGACGTGGTGATCGAGTCCACCGGCCTGTTCCTGACCAAGGAAACCGCGCAGAAGCACATCGACGCGGGCGCGAAGAAGGTGATCATGTCGGCGCCGTCGAAGGACGACACCCCGATGTTCGTCTACGGTGTGAACGACAAGACCTACGCCGGCCAGGCGATCGTCTCCAACGCCTCGTGCACCACCAACTGCCTGGCGCCGCTGGCCAAGGTCATCAATGACAAGTGGGGCATCAAGCGCGGCCTGATGACCACCGTGCATGCGGCCACCGCCACCCAGAAGACCGTCGATGGCCCGTCCAACAAGGACTGGCGCGGCGGCCGCGGCATCCTGGAGAACATCATTCCGTCGTCCACCGGTGCGGCCAAGGCCGTCGGCGTGGTCATCCCGGAACTGAACAAGAAGCTGACCGGCATGAGCTTCCGCGTCCCGACCTCGGACGTGTCGGTGGTCGATCTGACCGTCGAGCTGGAAAAGGAAGCCACCTACGCCGAGATCTGCGCTGAAGTGAAGGCACAGAGCGAAGGCCCGCTGAAGGGCATCCTGGGCTACACCGAAGACAAGGTCGTGGCCACCGATTTCCGCGGCGAAACCTGCACCTCGGTGTTCGACGCCGAAGCCGGTATCGCCCTGGACAGCACCTTCGTCAAGCTGGTGACCTGGTACGACAACGAGTGGGGCTACTCGAACAAGTGCCTGGAAATGGCCAAGGTCGTCGCCGCCAAGTAA
- a CDS encoding OmpW/AlkL family protein: protein MRKTSPLIVASLAAALSLAAAPAMAQSKGDWTVSAGIHQVAPKSNNGWLANGTLKVDVDNDVKPTITGEYFIADNLGIEVLAALPFKHDININGLGRVGSTKQLPPVVTVQYHFNSRGKVSPFIGAGVNYTTFFSEDTTGALKDSRLKLQDSWGLAAHAGVDFAIGEKGALRVDMRWIDIDSKVKLNGEKIGTVNIDPLVYGASYVFKF, encoded by the coding sequence ATGCGCAAGACCTCCCCCCTGATCGTGGCCAGCCTGGCCGCCGCCCTGTCCCTCGCCGCCGCCCCGGCCATGGCCCAGTCCAAGGGCGACTGGACCGTTTCGGCCGGTATCCACCAGGTGGCACCGAAGTCGAACAACGGCTGGCTGGCCAACGGCACCCTGAAGGTCGATGTCGACAACGACGTCAAGCCGACCATTACCGGTGAATACTTCATCGCCGACAATCTGGGCATCGAAGTGCTGGCCGCGCTGCCGTTCAAGCACGACATCAACATCAACGGGCTCGGCCGCGTGGGCAGCACCAAGCAGCTGCCGCCGGTGGTGACCGTGCAGTACCACTTCAACAGCAGGGGCAAGGTGTCGCCGTTCATCGGTGCGGGCGTGAACTACACGACCTTCTTCAGCGAAGACACCACCGGTGCGCTGAAGGACAGCCGCCTGAAGCTGCAGGATTCGTGGGGCCTGGCCGCGCATGCGGGCGTGGACTTCGCGATCGGCGAGAAGGGCGCGCTGCGCGTGGACATGCGCTGGATCGACATCGACAGCAAGGTGAAGTTGAACGGCGAGAAGATCGGCACGGTCAACATCGATCCGCTGGTCTACGGCGCTTCGTACGTCTTCAAGTTCTAA
- a CDS encoding S1/P1 nuclease translates to MKALHSFFLAAALAPALLSVSAPAHAWGAQGHRLVAEVADARLNPTARAEVDRLLATEPDATLASIAPWADQLRAKDPGLGRRSAGWHYVNIAEDNCHYEAPKHCKNGNCIVEALKAQSTILGDRSLTDGERLQALKFVVHLVGDIHQPMHAGYAHDKGGNDFQLQFGNRGTNLHSLWDSGMLNTRKLDDAGYLPLLQGQRAPKLARQSNPQRDPQTWAEASCRISMQAGVYPATRKIGDEYTERYRPLAEAQLRLAGENLAQLLNRVLGTR, encoded by the coding sequence ATGAAAGCCCTGCACTCCTTCTTCCTCGCCGCCGCCCTGGCGCCGGCCCTGCTGTCCGTCTCCGCCCCTGCCCATGCCTGGGGCGCGCAAGGCCACCGCCTTGTCGCCGAAGTCGCCGACGCCCGCCTCAACCCCACCGCCCGCGCCGAAGTGGACCGCCTGCTGGCCACCGAACCGGACGCCACGCTGGCCAGCATCGCGCCGTGGGCCGATCAGCTGCGTGCCAAGGATCCGGGCCTGGGCCGTCGCTCGGCCGGCTGGCACTACGTCAACATCGCCGAAGACAACTGCCATTACGAAGCACCGAAGCACTGCAAGAACGGCAACTGCATCGTCGAGGCCCTGAAGGCGCAGAGCACCATCCTCGGCGACCGCAGCCTGACCGACGGCGAGCGCCTGCAGGCGCTGAAGTTCGTCGTGCACCTGGTCGGCGACATCCACCAGCCGATGCACGCTGGCTACGCCCACGACAAGGGCGGCAACGACTTCCAGCTTCAGTTCGGCAACCGCGGTACCAACCTGCACTCGCTGTGGGACAGCGGCATGCTCAACACCCGCAAGCTGGACGACGCCGGCTATCTGCCGCTGCTGCAGGGCCAGCGCGCGCCGAAGCTGGCGCGCCAGTCCAACCCCCAACGTGACCCGCAGACGTGGGCCGAGGCCAGCTGCCGCATTTCCATGCAAGCTGGCGTTTATCCGGCCACGCGTAAAATCGGTGATGAATACACCGAGCGCTACCGGCCGCTGGCCGAAGCGCAGCTGCGACTGGCCGGTGAGAACCTGGCGCAGTTGCTGAACCGCGTGCTGGGCACGCGCTGA
- a CDS encoding MBL fold metallo-hydrolase codes for MSVQVQSFFHRDSNTFSYLVSDPASGEAALIDPVLDYDPDTDASSEAPLHAALQAIEQQGLQLRWLLETHAHADHVSGGRRLKQRFPQATLAIGEGIRAVQATFAPRYGLQLPAADEIFDHLFGDGETFALGELRCQVIAVPGHTSDSIAYLIDDALFTGDSLFMPDGGTARCDFPGGDAAQLYRSIQRLLALPDATRVFVCHDYGPGGRAFANETTIGEQRAHNIHVHDGVAEAEFVSVRQARDATLEEPKLMQPAVKANIQGGA; via the coding sequence ATGTCAGTCCAGGTGCAGTCGTTCTTCCACCGTGACAGCAATACCTTCAGCTATCTGGTCAGTGATCCGGCCAGCGGCGAAGCGGCGCTGATCGACCCGGTCCTGGACTACGACCCGGATACCGACGCCAGCAGTGAAGCGCCGCTGCATGCCGCGTTGCAGGCCATCGAACAACAGGGCCTGCAGCTGCGCTGGCTGCTGGAGACACACGCTCACGCCGACCACGTATCGGGTGGGCGCCGGCTCAAGCAACGCTTCCCGCAGGCCACGCTGGCCATCGGCGAAGGCATCCGTGCGGTGCAGGCCACCTTCGCGCCGCGCTACGGCCTGCAGCTTCCTGCAGCGGATGAAATCTTCGATCACCTGTTCGGCGATGGCGAAACCTTCGCTCTTGGCGAACTGCGCTGCCAGGTGATCGCCGTGCCCGGCCATACCAGCGACAGCATCGCCTACCTGATCGACGATGCGCTGTTCACCGGTGACTCGCTGTTCATGCCCGACGGCGGTACCGCCCGCTGCGATTTCCCGGGTGGCGATGCCGCGCAGCTGTACCGTTCAATCCAGCGCCTGCTGGCGCTGCCCGATGCGACCCGCGTGTTCGTCTGCCACGACTACGGTCCGGGTGGTCGTGCATTCGCCAACGAAACCACCATCGGCGAACAGCGCGCACACAACATCCACGTGCATGACGGCGTGGCCGAGGCGGAATTCGTCAGCGTGCGCCAAGCACGCGATGCAACGCTGGAAGAACCCAAGCTGATGCAGCCCGCGGTGAAGGCCAACATCCAGGGCGGGGCCTGA
- a CDS encoding M56 family metallopeptidase, producing the protein MTELLDGLWQASLWLALGVVVLAVLRPLLVRLGGVALAYRSWWLLPLLGASLLLPLPQVALLEHVPTLPLKVVPGAVEGMTGQSLPWAGLLLLAWTLGAVLCLLRDLRAQWRFERGMGQLCARADGSWQASVDPGLPALVGLWRPRIVVGPDFDQQFTAQEQGLILQHERSHRRNGDHWANGALLMARAVFWFHPLLPWAARRFLRDQELACDARTIAPQPALRGLYASTLLKAQLVHPVAPAVCHWRSQPVLKERIAMLKQSKRKALPWVSGQVLVVGLCLGMGAVAWASQGGATGVPSISVEPFEHAEEDAAKAGLDRPIQVDKMPPPSYPKSAIEQRQVGVVNLRVDVDANGHPTDFQVLSATNPGVFDAVSIAAARSWTYRPAMKNGKPVAGAVKIPITYAMDNTEDSQ; encoded by the coding sequence ATGACTGAGCTGCTCGATGGACTGTGGCAGGCCAGCCTGTGGCTGGCACTGGGTGTGGTCGTGCTGGCGGTGCTGCGTCCCTTGCTGGTGCGCCTGGGGGGCGTGGCGTTGGCCTACCGCAGCTGGTGGCTGCTGCCGTTGCTGGGGGCATCGTTGCTGCTGCCGTTGCCGCAGGTGGCACTGCTGGAGCATGTGCCAACGCTGCCGTTGAAAGTGGTACCCGGCGCCGTCGAAGGCATGACAGGGCAGTCGTTGCCGTGGGCCGGGCTGTTGCTGCTGGCATGGACGCTGGGGGCGGTCCTCTGTCTGCTACGCGATCTACGTGCGCAGTGGCGCTTTGAACGCGGCATGGGCCAACTGTGCGCACGCGCCGATGGCAGCTGGCAGGCCAGCGTTGATCCCGGGCTGCCGGCGCTGGTCGGCCTGTGGCGTCCACGCATCGTGGTAGGCCCGGACTTCGACCAGCAGTTCACCGCACAGGAACAGGGCCTGATCCTGCAGCACGAGCGCAGCCACCGTCGCAATGGCGATCACTGGGCCAATGGGGCGCTGCTGATGGCACGCGCGGTGTTCTGGTTCCATCCGCTTCTGCCGTGGGCCGCCCGCCGATTCCTGCGTGACCAGGAGCTGGCCTGCGATGCCCGCACCATTGCCCCGCAGCCTGCACTGCGTGGTCTCTACGCCAGCACGCTGCTGAAGGCGCAGCTGGTCCATCCGGTTGCGCCAGCGGTCTGCCATTGGCGCAGCCAACCCGTGTTGAAGGAGCGTATCGCCATGTTGAAGCAGTCCAAGCGGAAGGCATTGCCGTGGGTGTCGGGGCAGGTGCTGGTGGTCGGGTTGTGCCTGGGAATGGGAGCGGTGGCGTGGGCCAGCCAGGGTGGCGCGACGGGCGTGCCGTCGATCAGCGTCGAGCCGTTCGAACATGCTGAAGAAGATGCGGCCAAGGCGGGGCTGGACCGTCCGATCCAGGTCGACAAGATGCCGCCACCGTCCTATCCGAAGTCCGCCATCGAACAGCGCCAGGTGGGCGTGGTGAACCTGCGCGTGGACGTGGATGCCAACGGCCATCCGACTGACTTCCAGGTGCTCAGTGCAACCAATCCGGGTGTGTTCGATGCGGTGTCGATCGCCGCTGCGCGGAGCTGGACCTATCGTCCGGCGATGAAGAACGGAAAGCCCGTTGCAGGGGCTGTGAAGATTCCGATCACCTATGCCATGGACAACACCGAGGACTCCCAGTGA
- a CDS encoding BlaI/MecI/CopY family transcriptional regulator, with product MTPISEAEAVVMEVLWQQAPRSADEVVAALAHRDWAEPTIKTLLNRLLTKGAIAAERDGRRYLYRPLLQRQAWVEAQSQDFIGRVFEGRVAPLVAHFSERGQLSAQDIAELKKLIQELDHD from the coding sequence ATGACCCCGATCAGCGAAGCCGAAGCCGTTGTGATGGAGGTGCTGTGGCAGCAGGCACCGCGTAGCGCCGACGAGGTGGTGGCCGCGCTGGCCCACCGCGACTGGGCCGAGCCGACCATCAAGACCCTGCTCAACCGCCTGCTGACCAAGGGCGCGATCGCCGCCGAGCGCGATGGCCGGCGCTACCTGTACCGGCCGCTGCTGCAGCGCCAGGCGTGGGTGGAGGCGCAGAGCCAGGACTTCATCGGCCGCGTCTTCGAAGGGCGGGTGGCACCGCTGGTCGCGCACTTCAGCGAACGCGGCCAGTTGAGTGCGCAGGACATCGCCGAACTGAAGAAGCTGATCCAGGAGCTGGACCATGACTGA